A portion of the Elephas maximus indicus isolate mEleMax1 chromosome 13, mEleMax1 primary haplotype, whole genome shotgun sequence genome contains these proteins:
- the LOC126057327 gene encoding IQ domain-containing protein M-like: MAAAEAVPEKTEYPTLEITKQDFFQEAKTLIAQHYEKINENKIQGTSINVFRNKHQKTKCGKYIPLEIKKKDTLDVVQEHQIARKNICFPKEFCKHESSERPSHQTSFKEPNFFHVKEKWEDSTDQFGKGMFWVE; encoded by the exons ATGGCTGCCGCAGAGGCTGTACCCGAGAAAACGGAAT ATCCTACTTTAGAGATCACCAAGCAAGATTTTTTTCAAGAGGCAAAAACTCTCATCGCTCAGCATTATGAGAAGATTAATGAG AATAAAATTCAAGGTACTTCTATAAATGTTTTTCGAAATAAACACCAAAAAACGAAATGTGGCAAATACATacctttggaaattaaaaaaaaggacacaCTTGATGTGGTCCAAGAACATCAGATAGCACGCAAGAATATTTGTTTTCCTAAGGAGTTTTGCAAACATGAATCTTCTGAAAGGCCTTCACACCAAACTTCTTTCAAGGAACCAAACTTTTTTCatgtaaaagaaaaatgggaggaCTCTACAGATCAATTTGGAAAAGGTATGTTTTGGGTGGAGTAA